In one window of Stigmatopora argus isolate UIUO_Sarg chromosome 19, RoL_Sarg_1.0, whole genome shotgun sequence DNA:
- the tmem18 gene encoding transmembrane protein 18, with protein sequence MTSQKPVNISAVPIDGFSHVRITSIWTFLMSVKWSEPWLICCVSLHIMCLCLTLLTCKFYRAQICHFLLIIALVYSAEYLNELAAMNWRSFSEFQYFDSKGMFISLVFSLPLLFNAVIIVAVWVYKTFSTMAELKTLQLKRKVRLAKKTE encoded by the exons ATGACATCCCAAAAACCCGTCAACATCAGTGCCGTGCCCATTGACGGCTTCAGTCATGTAAGAATTACATCAATTTGGACATTCCTCATGTCT gtcaaatgGTCGGAACCGTGGCTTATTTGCTGTGTTTCGCTACACATCATGTGTCTCTGCCTGACTTTGTTGACGTGCAAGTTTTACAGAGCCCAAATCTGCCACTTCCTGCTCATAA TCGCCTTGGTTTACAGTGCCGAATATTTAAACGAGTTGGCAGCAATGAATTGGAG GTCCTTCTCTGAGTTCCAGTACTTTGACTCCAAGGGCATGTTTATATCGTTGGTTTTCTCCCTCCCGTTGCTCTTCAACGCCGTCATTATTGTG GCTGTTTGGGTCTACAAGACATTCTCCACCATGGCTGAGCTGAAGACGCTACAGCTCAAGCGGAAAGTGCGCCtagctaaaaaaacagaatga